In a single window of the Drosophila miranda strain MSH22 chromosome XL, D.miranda_PacBio2.1, whole genome shotgun sequence genome:
- the LOC108164884 gene encoding uncharacterized protein LOC108164884: MIRIHILAIVVTDPGPRVFAVAKFTFKAMSRKREPLQAAVVKQGQPPTFGSFHKREELMKMLPLVSNLREIYNMFDTSKSTGISAADLGYCLHAMGLAPTHLWLKDNLPPMGRKWLSFEKVLTLYCKLAVVDGQPKMGDVLEALRAWDVKKTGKIAYSELRKMLTTMGDPIDETHVFGVLASVSDIEGNVHYEDLVANMHVHDAKAAETLRQARNYLQALGRNAVDMDMTKRDEFIDDLRRADPQGKGYIGSSKLLELLNRSGSSFTAKELDIIIDSMKCNARSDKGINYRRFLRYIMDT; this comes from the exons ATGATAAGAATCCACATTCTGGCGATTGTAGTCACCGACCCAG GCCCTAGAGTTTTTGCTGTTGCCAAATTTACGTTCAAGGCCATGTCACGCAAAAGGGAGCCGCTTCAGGCAGCGGTCGTCAAGCAGGGCCAACCGCCCACGTTCGGTTCCTTCCACAAGCGAGAGGAGCTGATGAAGATGCTGCCGCTGGTGTCAAATTTGCGTGAGATTTACAACATGTTCGACACCTCCAAATCTACTGGCATTTCAGCGGCCGATTTGGGATACTGCCTGCACGCTATGGGACTAGCTCCGACCCATTTATGGCTGAAGGACAACCTGCCGCCGATGGGCCGGAAATGGCTGAGCTTCGAGAAGGTGCTGACGCTGTACTGCAAACTGGCCGTTGTTGATGGGCAGCCCAAGATGGGGGACGTACTGGAGGCCCTGCGGGCGTGGGACGTGAAGAAAACTGGCAAAATAGCTTACTCGGAGCTGCGGAAAATGCTCACGACTATGGGCGACCCCATCGACGAGACCCATGTGTTCGGCGTGCTCGCGTCCGTGTCGGACATAGAGGGCAACGTCCATTACGAGGACCTCGTGGCGAACATGCACGTCCACGATGCGAAGGCCGCCGAGACGCTGCGCCAGGCGCGCAACTATCTGCAGGCCCTGGGCCGCAACGCCGTCGACATGGACATGACCAAGCGGGACGAGTTCATCGACGACCTGCGCAGGGCGGATCCCCAGGGCAAGGGCTACATCGGGAGCAGCAAGCTGCTGGAGCTACTCAATCGCAGTGGCAGCTCGTTCACGGCGAAGGAGCTGGACATCATCATCGACAGCATGAAGTGCAATGCAAGATCCGATAAGGGCATCAATTATCGCCGATTTTTGCGCTACATCATGGACACATAG
- the LOC108164883 gene encoding N-chimaerin — MSRNAAAGVVATLPGGGGGEPSSPVQKVWKPELYKIQLEAPAPCPMRCQRTLPLPPTKSTAEEVEQDNQAARLYGSEYHGLMGHLEAEHLLGLTGGEGSYLVRRSPMSDGFYTLSLRFNKRTRHYKLFHKPGVGHYLREQDKRFDSVYDMVADGLINFHMQLHASPIIQQINQQTKNCYQQSPYMTLNGRKLRALSNELGKTNAAAAAAAAAKDDASPKDVDVPLMPTQPLVSQPPAVAVDPMPLIYEKLHHFKVHTFKGLNWCEFCANFLWGFTAQGVKCEACGFVAHTKCSELVPPKCVPDLKRIRGVFGTDLATMVQLDPRHQIPFVVRRCVEEVEARGMLQEGIYRVSGFADEIEALKLALDREGEKTDMSEAAYGNVNVIAGTLKLYLRLLPVPLITFQAYPSFMTAGRNTKQAEQLQMMSEAVRRLPPAHYSCLQYMLEHLKRVASHYAVNKMNEHNLATVFAPTLIATPQHMTNLTEEIFMLSSLITHCKTIFA; from the exons ATGTCCCGAAACGCTGCCGCGGGCGTGGTCGCCACTCTGCCTGGCGGAGGCGGTGGCGAGCCCAGCTCTCCAGTGCAAAAGGTGTGGAAGCCCGAGC TGTACAAGATCCAGCTGGAGGCCCCGGCCCCGTGTCCGATGCGGTGCCAGCGCaccctgccgctgccgccgacAAAGAGCACCGCCGAGGAAGTGGAGCAGGACAACCAGGCTGCGCGGCTATACGGCTCCGAGTACCATGGCCTGATGGGCCACCTGGAGGCGGAGCATCTGCTCGGTCTCACTGGCGGCGAAGGCAGCTATCTGGTGCGGCGCAGCCCCATGTCCGATGGCTTCTACACGCTGAGCCTGCGCTTCAACAAGCGCACAAGGCACTACAAGCTGTTCCACAAGCCCGGCGTGGGCCACTACCTGCGCGAGCAGGACAAGCGCTTCGACTCGGTCTACGACATGGTGGCCGACGGCCTTATCAACTTCCACATGCAGCTCCACGCCAGCCCCATCATACAGCAGATTAATCAGCAAACCAAAAACTGCTACCAGCAAAGTCCCTATATGACGCTCAACGGACGCAAGCTGCGGGCCTTGTCGAATGAACTGGGGAAGACcaatgccgccgccgccgctgccgctgcagcaAAAGATGACGCCTCTCCCAAGGATGTGGATGTGCCATTGATGCCGACACAGCCCTTGGTGAGTCAGCCGCCCGCTGTTGCAGTGGATCCCATGCCGCTGATCTACGAGAAGCTGCACCACTTCAAGGTGCACACCTTCAAGGGTCTCAACTGGTGCGAGTTCTGCGCCAACTTCCTGTGGGGCTTCACCGCCCAAGGCGTCAAGTGCGAGGCCTGCGGCTTCGTGGCCCACACCAAGTGCTCGGAGCTGGTGCCGCCCAAGTGTGTGCCCGATCTGAAGCGGATTCGCGGCGTCTTCGGCACCGATCTTGCCACCATGGTTCAGCTGGACCCTCGTCACCAGATCCCCTTCGTAGTGCGTCGCTGTGTGGAGGAGGTCGAGGCCCGGGGCATGCTCCAGGAGGGCATCTACCGCGTCTCGGGATTCGCGGACGAGATCGAGGCTCTCAAGCTAGCCCTCGACCGGGAGGGCGAGAAGACGGACATGTCCGAGGCAGCGTACGGCAATGTCAATGTCATTGCCGGCACCCTAAAGCTCTATCTGCGGTTGTTGCCCGTGCCGCTCATTACGTTCCAGGCGTACCCCAGCTTCATGACTGCCGGGC GGAACACCAAACAGGCGGAGCAGCTGCAGATGATGTCAGAGGCAGTGCGTCGTCTGCCTCCGGCCCACTACAGCTGCCTGCAGTACATGCTGGAGCACCTCAAGCG CGTGGCCTCCCACTATGCCGTCAACAAGATGAACGAGCACAATCTGGCCACTGTGTTCGCCCCCACTTTGATAGCCACGCCCCAGCACATGACGAACCTGACCGAGGAAATATTCATGCTCTCCTCGCTGATCACCCACTGCAAGACCATATTTGCTTGA
- the LOC108162926 gene encoding myosin-2 essential light chain isoform X2 has protein sequence MTAYTEDQLAEFQEAFNLFDNRGDGKIQLAQVGECLRALGQNPTESDVKKCTHQLKPDERISFEVFLPIYQAISKARSGDTADDFIEGLRHFDKDASGYISSAELRHLLTTLGEKLTDEEVEQLLANMEDQQGNINYEEFVRMVMSG, from the exons ATG ACAGCTTACACCGAGGATCAGTTGGCTG AGTTCCAGGAGGCCTTCAATCTGTTTGACAATCGCGGCGATGGAAAAATTCAGCTGGCCCAAGTGGGCGAATGCCTGCGAGCCCTCGGCCAGAATCCCACCGAGTCGGACGTGAAGAAGTGCACGCACCAGCTGAAGCCAGACGAGCGCATCTCGTTCGAAGTGTTTCTGCCCATCTACCAGGCCATATCGAAGGCCCGCTCCGGGGACACGGCCGATGACTTCATCGAGGGACTGCGTCACTTTGACAAGGACGCCAGTGGCTACATCTCGTCCGCCGAGCTGCGGCATCTTCTGACCACGCTGGGCGAGAAGCTCACCGACGAGGAGGTGGAACAGTTGCTGGCCAACATGGAGGACCAGCAGGGCAACATCAACTACGAGGAGTTTGTCCGCATGGTCATGAGCGGCTAG
- the LOC108162926 gene encoding myosin-2 essential light chain isoform X1: MYYYTAHVKPTFTTVEEFQEAFNLFDNRGDGKIQLAQVGECLRALGQNPTESDVKKCTHQLKPDERISFEVFLPIYQAISKARSGDTADDFIEGLRHFDKDASGYISSAELRHLLTTLGEKLTDEEVEQLLANMEDQQGNINYEEFVRMVMSG; encoded by the exons ATGTATTACTACACAGCCCATGTGAAGCCAACGTTCACCACGGTGGAAG AGTTCCAGGAGGCCTTCAATCTGTTTGACAATCGCGGCGATGGAAAAATTCAGCTGGCCCAAGTGGGCGAATGCCTGCGAGCCCTCGGCCAGAATCCCACCGAGTCGGACGTGAAGAAGTGCACGCACCAGCTGAAGCCAGACGAGCGCATCTCGTTCGAAGTGTTTCTGCCCATCTACCAGGCCATATCGAAGGCCCGCTCCGGGGACACGGCCGATGACTTCATCGAGGGACTGCGTCACTTTGACAAGGACGCCAGTGGCTACATCTCGTCCGCCGAGCTGCGGCATCTTCTGACCACGCTGGGCGAGAAGCTCACCGACGAGGAGGTGGAACAGTTGCTGGCCAACATGGAGGACCAGCAGGGCAACATCAACTACGAGGAGTTTGTCCGCATGGTCATGAGCGGCTAG
- the LOC108162907 gene encoding ribonucleases P/MRP protein subunit POP1 translates to MSTQKLEYDARMGGRITLPTHVSTYRYAAGALNEIKGLIAEALSPVSSKLIFQSLPKHMRRRAMSHHPKRLPRKYRHAHKNQMSKGGNDPVIRKRPSRKYRRRPGNLLKEYVRRQRRHHWLETHIWHAKRFHMVDRWGYRLANASCDKTYRACYRASVQHCLLQDISYYTCVELQGSLESLRKGFARLTSPECGLSVTARTFLTGRREGSVELFADSQYPRGALQRASFMWRPLEEGVTSTQDTRTLWLWLHPSAAQATVEQLQRVFLLQSRRQQTLPLEEKPAKEQKEKPLRFWTQTKAFERHAHYSNTNGSIQLLVLRQEFNRFRLTGPQAQRVLASSLRAHRRDQLGVQAAQADYCEAALQLHSPNEVLSNLILGLHIVDPRLQRPCKRTKAESRAGAVPAGNLLLSPPECLAQSPLWLREERERLARGIMSTQHYQELRQQHAVVPGVPCAFEDQMQAVPLLLIQRPGSQDPEYKRLGYGCGWDVIAPAKYGMALWLTLTMWGARPGGLRELDSVARESGGEQHLADTLAGLKLASAAAEERRARYFRLPPNKRTNYRKLAVASPFSAPWKHLVRDWQTTAATSSPAVGSYHVLRHRELLESIGDCLRLHQPLPDQVPDDCLIQIQLRLKARGHVKDNALICLPSAADYKQRWRQISRNEQAPVHIEPPQPDLNERTRKDLRSDHKIKLKRLRARRVREKRRLQETATRRVHIRPANTAPLVRAHLLEMCRLWLPTDPAETSDSVRRQCSREVFGYVTTAGFSFTEATVCAVGYVTPGGLQHLLSNLKDSKGRQLQPMCLVRDPDSRDYRWATVQVNLNVAAQTF, encoded by the exons ATGAGCACACAGAAACTGGAGTACGATGCCCGCATGGGCGGCCGGATCACACTGCCCACGCACGTGTCTACCTACCGCTACGCGGCGGGTGCGCTGAACGAGATTAAGGGACTCATCGCCGAGGCCTTGAGTCCAGTCAGCAGCAAACTGATCTTCCAGTCGCTGCCCAAGCACATGCGGCGTCGCGCCATGTCCCACCATCCGAAGCGGTTGCCGCGCAAGTACCGCCACGCCCACAAGAACCAGATGAGCAAGGGCGGAAACGACCCGGTGATCCGGAAACGTCCCTCGCGCAAGTACCGGCGCCGGCCCGGTAACCTGCTGAAGGAGTACGTGCGCCGCCAGCGGCGGCACCACTGGCTGGAGACGCACATCTGGCACGCCAAGCGCTTCCACATGGTGGACCGTTGGGGCTACCGCCTGGCCAACGCCAGTTGCGACAAAACCTACCGCGCCTGCTATCGGGCAAGCGTCCAGCACTGCCTGCTCCAGGACATCTCCTACTACACCTGCGTCGAGCTTCAAGGTAGCCTAGAGTCGTTGCGCAAGGGATTCGCCCGCCTGACCAGCCCTGAGTGCGGCTTGAGCGTGACGGCGAGAACTTTTCTTACGGGCCGTCGCGAGGGAAGCGTGGAGCTCTTCGCCGATAGCCAGTATCCTCGCGGTGCTCTCCAGCGTGCCAGCTTCATGTGGCGACCCCTGGAGGAAGGAGTGACATCCACACAGGATACACGCACACTTTGGCTCTGGCTGCATCCCAGTGCCGCCCAGGCTACCGTCGAGCAGCTGCAGAGAGTGTTCCTGCTGCAGTCCAGGCGACAACAGACGCTACCCTTGGAGGAAAAGCCAGCGAAGGAGCAAAAAGAGAAGCCGTTGCGTTTCTGGACACAGACCAAGGCTTTTGAACGCCACGCCCACTACTCCAACACGAACGGCAGCATCCAGCTGCTGGTGTTGCGGCAGGAGTTCAACCGCTTTCGCCTGACGGGACCCCAGGCACAGCGAGTGCTGGCATCCAGCCTGCGGGCGCATCGGAGGGATCAGCTTGGAGTCCAGGCGGCCCAGGCCGACTACTGCGAAGCCGCTCTCCAACTGCATTCCCCTAACGAGGTGCTCTCGAACCTCATTTTGGGCCTCCACATCGTGGATCCCCGCCTGCAGCGTCCCTGCAAGCGCACTAAGGCGGAATCTCGTGCTGGAGCGGTGCCAGCTGGTAATCTCCTGCTCAGTCCGCCCGAGTGCCTGGCCCAGAGTCCGCTCTGGCTGCGGGAGGAGAGGGAGCGTCTGGCCAGGGGCATAATGTCCACGCAGCACTACCAGGAGCTGCGCCAGCAGCACGCTGTAGTTCCCGGAGTACCGTGTGCCTTCGAGGACCAGATGCAGGCGGTTCCACTCCTGCTGATCCAGCGACCCGGCTCCCAGGATCCCGAATACAAGCGCCTGGGCTACGGCTGCGGCTGGGACGTGATTGCGCCGGCCAAGTACGGCATGGCCCTCTGGCTAACACTCACCATGTGGGGCGCCAGGCCGGGCGGCCTGCGGGAGCTCGATTCGGTGGCCAGGGAGTCTGGCGGCGAGCAGCATCTGGCCGACACTTTGGCGG GGCTGAAGCTGGCGTCTGCGGCTGCCGAGGAGCGGCGCGCTCGCTACTTCCGCCTGCCGCCCAACAAACGCACCAACTACCGGAAGCTGGCAGTGGCCAGCCCCTTCAGTGCCCCTTGGAAGCACCTGGTGCGGGACTGGCAGACCACTGCTGCCACCTCCAGTCCAGCCGTTGGATCGTACCACGTCCTGCGACACCGAGAGCTGCTGGAGTCGATCGGCGATTGTCTGCGGCTACACCAGCCTCTACCCGACCAGGTGCCCGACGACTGCCTCATCCAGATCCAGCTACGTCTGAAGGCGCGTGGACATGTGAAGGACAATGCCCTGATATGTCTGCCCTCGGCTGCCGATTACAAGCAACGCTGGCGTCAGATCAGTCGGAACGAGCAGGCGCCCGTCCACATAGAGCCTCCGCAGCCCGATCTCAATGAGCGGACGCGCAAGGACCTCCGCAGTGACCACAAAATCAAGCTGAAGCGCCTGCGGGCCCGACGAGTGCGCGAGAAGCGGCGCCTCCAGGAGACGGCCACCAGGCGTGTCCATATCCGACCGGCCAACACGGCGCCCCTGGTCCGAGCCCACCTCTTGGAGATGTGCCGCCTCTGGCTGCCCACAGACCCCGCCGAGACGAGCGATAGCGTGCGACGCCAGTGCAGCCGCGAGGTCTTCGGCTACGTGACTACGGCCGGCTTCAGCTTCACGGAGGCGACCGTCTGTGCCGTCGGCTATGTTACTCCCGGCGGCCTGCAGCATTTGTTGAGCAACCTGAAGGACTCCAAGGGACGCCAACTGCAGCCGATGTGCCTGGTGCGCGACCCCGACAGCCGCGACTATCGCTGGGCTACCGTCCAAGTGAATCTAAATGTGGCCGCCCAGACCTTTTGA